A region of Paenimyroides aestuarii DNA encodes the following proteins:
- a CDS encoding type I restriction endonuclease subunit R: MSKENQIELNLIEQLKGLKYIYRPDIVDRKTLEQNFKAKFEALNRVHLSDNEFLKLREEIINSDVFLASKKLRERQYFQREDGTPLHYTLVNIKDWCKNDFEVISQLRINTENSHQRYDIILLINGLPVVQIELKNLDISPRKAMQQIVDYKNEPGNGYGNSLLCFMQLFIVSNRTNTYYFANNKIQHFQFNADEQFLPIYQLADEKNKKITHLDLFAEKFLSKCTLGEMISKYMVLVESEQKLLVMRPYQIYAVKAIEECVKQNRGNGYIWHTTGSGKTLTSFKASTLLKDNPEIEKCLFVVDRKDLDRQTREEFNKFQEGSVEANTDTETLVRRLLSSDYADKVIVTTIQKLGLALDGTYKKNYKERLEPLSKKRVVFIFDECHRSQFGENHKAIKEFFPNAQLFGFTGTPIFDENATYSIREGEYASYKTTEDIFQQRLHAYTITHAIDDKNVLRFHIDYFKGNKNQKPGEAISRQAVVEAILNKHNAATNSRKFNAVLATASINNAIEYYELFKELQKKKQTENPEYVPLNIACVFSPPSQLIAKQGDQQSQKNAADIKQLQEDLTQEREDNKQNPEEKKKALTEIIEDYNKQFNTNHSINEFDLYYQDVQRRIKDQQYSNKDYPHENKIDITIVVDMLLTGFDSKYLNTLYVDKNLKYHGLIQAFSRTNRVLNDTKPYGNILDFRSQQESVNQAIALFSGEDNGKAREIWLVDPAPVMIDKYKEAVEKLGVFMQEHNLVNEPQEVYNLKGDAARIAFVQNFKEVQRLKTQLDQYTDLNEEQKEKIEAILPDDTLQEFRSSYIETAKQLREIQQKEGENAPPEIQQLDFEFVLFASAVIDYDYIMNLIADSTQKKPAKQKMTKSQVISLLKSNSNLMDEEEDLTEYINSLDWESGQDVETLRKGYDTFKDDKYNKEIASIANKHGIQTTDLKKFIEKIMSRMIFDGEKLTDLLAPLDLNWKERRVRELALMEDLVPQLKKLAQGREISGLAAYE, from the coding sequence ATGAGCAAAGAGAATCAAATAGAACTAAACCTCATAGAGCAACTAAAGGGGCTAAAATACATTTACCGCCCTGACATAGTTGACAGGAAAACGCTTGAGCAGAATTTCAAAGCAAAATTTGAAGCTCTCAACCGTGTTCATTTATCAGATAATGAGTTTTTGAAACTTAGAGAGGAAATTATCAATTCAGATGTTTTCCTTGCATCAAAAAAATTGCGTGAAAGACAATACTTTCAACGTGAAGACGGAACGCCTTTACATTACACTTTAGTAAACATCAAAGATTGGTGCAAAAATGACTTTGAAGTTATTAGTCAGTTACGCATCAATACAGAAAACAGTCATCAACGCTACGACATCATTTTATTGATAAACGGATTGCCAGTAGTGCAAATTGAGTTGAAGAACCTTGATATTTCACCAAGAAAAGCAATGCAACAAATTGTGGATTACAAAAACGAACCTGGCAACGGTTACGGAAATTCATTGCTTTGCTTTATGCAGTTGTTTATTGTGAGCAACAGAACAAACACATATTATTTTGCCAACAACAAAATACAGCATTTTCAATTTAATGCAGACGAACAGTTTTTGCCGATTTACCAATTAGCAGACGAAAAAAATAAGAAAATTACGCACCTTGATTTATTCGCTGAAAAGTTTCTGAGCAAATGCACACTTGGTGAAATGATTAGCAAGTATATGGTTTTGGTAGAAAGCGAACAAAAGTTGCTCGTAATGCGACCGTATCAGATTTATGCAGTAAAAGCAATTGAAGAATGTGTGAAACAAAACAGAGGAAACGGATATATCTGGCACACTACAGGTAGCGGTAAAACTTTGACCTCTTTTAAAGCTTCTACCCTTTTAAAGGACAATCCCGAAATTGAAAAATGTTTGTTTGTGGTTGACCGTAAAGACCTTGACCGACAAACCCGAGAGGAATTCAATAAATTTCAGGAAGGAAGTGTGGAGGCAAATACCGATACCGAAACTTTAGTAAGACGTTTGCTTTCCTCAGATTATGCCGACAAGGTGATTGTTACTACCATTCAAAAATTAGGCTTGGCTTTAGATGGTACTTACAAGAAAAACTATAAAGAACGATTAGAGCCATTAAGCAAAAAACGTGTGGTTTTCATCTTTGACGAGTGCCACCGTTCCCAATTTGGAGAGAATCACAAAGCGATTAAGGAGTTTTTTCCTAATGCTCAATTATTTGGTTTTACAGGTACACCCATTTTTGATGAAAATGCGACTTATAGTATCAGAGAAGGAGAATATGCCTCATACAAAACAACGGAGGACATTTTTCAACAAAGGCTGCACGCTTATACTATTACCCACGCAATAGACGACAAAAACGTTTTGCGATTTCATATTGATTATTTCAAGGGTAATAAAAACCAAAAACCTGGCGAAGCAATTTCAAGGCAGGCAGTAGTTGAAGCCATTTTGAATAAACACAATGCTGCGACAAATTCAAGAAAGTTCAATGCAGTTTTGGCTACGGCTTCAATCAATAATGCCATTGAGTACTATGAACTTTTCAAAGAATTACAAAAGAAAAAACAAACGGAAAATCCTGAATATGTTCCGCTAAATATTGCGTGTGTGTTTTCTCCACCATCTCAACTTATTGCAAAACAAGGTGACCAACAGAGCCAAAAAAATGCAGCCGACATCAAACAATTGCAGGAAGATTTGACGCAAGAGCGTGAAGACAACAAACAAAATCCAGAAGAAAAGAAAAAAGCTCTGACTGAAATTATTGAAGATTACAACAAGCAATTCAATACCAATCATAGCATTAACGAATTTGATTTGTACTATCAGGATGTTCAAAGACGAATAAAAGACCAACAATACAGCAACAAAGATTATCCGCACGAAAACAAAATTGACATTACCATAGTGGTAGATATGTTACTTACTGGTTTTGACAGCAAATACCTGAATACTTTGTATGTGGACAAAAATCTGAAATACCACGGATTAATTCAGGCATTTTCACGCACCAATCGTGTATTGAACGACACCAAGCCTTACGGTAACATTTTAGATTTTCGTTCGCAACAAGAAAGCGTAAATCAAGCTATTGCATTGTTCTCAGGAGAAGACAACGGCAAGGCAAGAGAAATTTGGTTGGTTGACCCAGCCCCTGTAATGATTGATAAATACAAAGAAGCCGTTGAGAAATTAGGGGTGTTTATGCAGGAGCATAATTTGGTAAACGAGCCACAAGAAGTTTACAATTTGAAAGGTGATGCCGCAAGAATTGCTTTTGTACAAAACTTTAAGGAAGTACAACGCCTCAAAACGCAGCTTGACCAATACACCGACTTAAACGAAGAACAAAAAGAAAAAATTGAAGCCATTTTGCCTGATGATACCTTGCAAGAGTTCCGCAGTTCATATATAGAAACAGCCAAACAATTACGAGAGATACAGCAAAAGGAAGGTGAAAATGCACCGCCCGAAATTCAACAACTCGATTTTGAATTTGTGTTGTTTGCTTCTGCCGTGATTGATTATGACTACATAATGAATCTGATTGCAGACAGCACACAGAAGAAACCTGCCAAGCAAAAAATGACCAAATCACAAGTGATTAGCTTGTTAAAATCAAATTCCAATTTAATGGATGAGGAAGAAGATTTAACCGAGTACATCAATAGTTTGGATTGGGAGAGCGGACAAGATGTTGAAACGCTTCGCAAGGGTTATGACACGTTCAAAGACGATAAATACAACAAGGAAATAGCTTCTATTGCGAACAAACACGGAATTCAAACGACAGACTTGAAAAAGTTTATAGAAAAGATAATGAGCCGAATGATTTTTGACGGTGAAAAATTGACTGACCTTTTAGCTCCATTAGATTTGAACTGGAAAGAACGCAGAGTAAGAGAATTGGCATTGATGGAAGACTTAGTGCCACAATTAAAAAAATTGGCCCAAGGGCGTGAAATTTCTGGACTAGCAGCGTATGAGTAA
- a CDS encoding M28 family peptidase, which produces MKKILLFTALSLSLVACKSNQKAPGSAYQVKEADVVATLKYLTSDELEGRDSNSEGILKAANYLEEILEKSVIKPYFSTYKDTLSNYDNSFNVVGYIEGNDPKLKNEFVILGAHYDHIGITEKGFEGDYINNGANDNASGTTVLSEVAKYLAASKNCKRSVLIVFFSAEEKGLLGSKHLAKKLKKQNMNIYSMLNFEMVGVPMSYDFKLFLTGYTKSNMAAKLNEYASSMIVGMSDGAEQYNLFAASDNYPFYEEFKIPAHTVSAFDFSNFNYYHHPKDEFQAMDTAFMTTIAQDMLPVVSKMINAETREIKMN; this is translated from the coding sequence ATGAAAAAAATTCTTTTGTTTACAGCTTTATCATTATCGTTAGTTGCCTGTAAATCGAATCAAAAGGCCCCAGGTTCAGCTTATCAAGTGAAAGAAGCAGATGTGGTTGCCACTTTAAAATATTTAACTTCTGATGAATTAGAAGGAAGAGATTCAAACTCTGAAGGAATTTTAAAAGCAGCGAATTATTTAGAAGAGATATTGGAAAAATCAGTAATCAAACCCTATTTTTCTACTTATAAAGATACCCTTTCCAACTATGACAATTCGTTTAATGTGGTAGGATATATCGAAGGAAACGATCCAAAACTGAAAAATGAGTTTGTGATTTTGGGTGCGCATTATGATCATATCGGCATTACAGAAAAAGGTTTTGAAGGTGATTATATCAATAATGGCGCTAATGACAATGCTTCGGGAACTACTGTTTTATCGGAAGTGGCAAAATATCTGGCTGCATCAAAAAACTGTAAACGCAGCGTGTTGATTGTGTTCTTTTCTGCCGAAGAAAAAGGTTTGCTGGGATCGAAACATTTGGCTAAAAAGTTAAAAAAACAAAACATGAATATTTACAGCATGTTGAATTTTGAAATGGTAGGTGTTCCAATGAGTTATGATTTCAAATTGTTTTTAACAGGATATACCAAATCAAACATGGCGGCAAAGTTAAATGAATACGCAAGCAGTATGATTGTGGGAATGTCAGACGGGGCAGAGCAATACAATTTGTTTGCAGCATCAGACAATTATCCGTTCTATGAAGAATTTAAAATTCCTGCGCATACCGTTTCTGCATTCGATTTTTCAAACTTCAATTATTACCATCATCCAAAAGATGAATTTCAAGCGATGGATACCGCATTTATGACCACCATTGCCCAAGATATGCTTCCGGTGGTATCAAAAATGATCAACGCAGAAACCAGAGAAATAAAAATGAATTAG
- a CDS encoding ORF6N domain-containing protein: MSKELTISQKEIENRIFVFRESQIMLDRDLAERYQVETKVLNQAVKRNIERFPQQFRFQLTDNEKMERVTNCDWFWFLDSMNVTSRSQIVTLNKSDSKKRSI; the protein is encoded by the coding sequence ATGAGTAAAGAACTAACTATATCACAAAAGGAAATTGAAAACCGAATTTTCGTTTTTCGAGAATCCCAAATAATGCTTGACCGTGATTTAGCAGAAAGGTATCAGGTAGAGACTAAAGTATTAAATCAAGCCGTCAAGCGGAATATAGAAAGATTCCCACAACAGTTTCGTTTTCAACTTACTGACAATGAAAAGATGGAACGGGTCACAAATTGTGACTGGTTCTGGTTTTTGGACTCAATGAATGTGACTTCAAGATCACAAATTGTAACCTTGAACAAATCAGATTCTAAAAAGAGATCAATATAA
- a CDS encoding AAA family ATPase, whose translation MSTITKYSNLTEIAQHFRKDLMGDHRPKKDLVLLFAHNASGKTRLSMEFKQIGKNLDDEGNLISRDTLYFNAFTEDLFSWNNDLENDTERELKLNSDSAFFNGLRELNLNSKIESFLNNYVDLKFDIDYDTSTVTFSRRIIVEGNEQDIPNIKISRGEETLFIWCFFLAICQLAIDKDPAYNWVKYIYIDDPISSLDENNAIAIACDLANLLTKENNEGKFEMLIETVISTHHSLFFNVLYNEFGRKVKNKKYFLHSKGVNGYALQDTNDTPFFHHIATLSDLKYIVENQDIENPPKIYTYHFNALRSILEKTATFFGYDKIDKCIDGLEDEVLFERALQLFSHGKYSIFDPVEMGDDNKDLFIRIFKGFTTKYDFYFPQIFNNNTQTETAS comes from the coding sequence ATGAGTACAATAACTAAATATTCAAATCTTACTGAGATAGCTCAACATTTCCGAAAAGACTTAATGGGCGACCACCGACCAAAGAAAGATTTAGTATTACTTTTTGCTCATAATGCAAGTGGAAAAACTAGATTATCGATGGAGTTTAAACAAATTGGGAAAAATTTAGATGACGAGGGTAATTTAATAAGTCGAGATACACTTTACTTTAATGCTTTTACAGAAGATTTGTTTTCTTGGAATAATGATTTAGAAAACGATACTGAAAGAGAGCTAAAACTAAATTCCGATTCTGCCTTTTTTAATGGATTACGCGAATTAAATTTGAATTCAAAAATTGAATCTTTTCTAAACAACTATGTTGATTTGAAATTTGATATAGATTACGACACATCAACTGTAACTTTTTCAAGAAGGATTATTGTTGAAGGCAATGAACAAGACATTCCAAATATAAAAATATCTAGAGGAGAAGAAACATTATTTATTTGGTGTTTTTTTCTAGCCATTTGTCAGTTAGCCATAGATAAAGATCCTGCTTACAATTGGGTAAAATATATTTATATAGATGACCCTATATCATCACTAGATGAAAATAATGCTATTGCAATAGCCTGTGATTTAGCAAATTTACTTACAAAAGAAAATAACGAAGGTAAATTCGAAATGTTAATTGAAACAGTAATATCTACACACCATAGTTTATTTTTTAATGTGCTGTATAATGAATTTGGAAGAAAAGTAAAAAACAAAAAATATTTTTTGCATAGTAAAGGAGTAAATGGATATGCATTGCAAGACACCAACGATACGCCTTTTTTTCATCACATCGCAACTCTAAGCGATTTAAAATATATTGTTGAAAATCAAGATATAGAAAATCCACCAAAAATCTACACCTATCATTTTAATGCTCTTAGAAGCATTTTAGAAAAAACTGCAACATTTTTTGGCTACGACAAAATAGATAAATGTATTGATGGTTTAGAGGATGAAGTACTTTTTGAAAGGGCATTACAATTATTTAGCCACGGTAAATATTCAATTTTTGACCCAGTAGAAATGGGTGATGACAATAAAGACCTGTTTATAAGAATCTTTAAAGGTTTTACAACCAAGTATGATTTTTATTTTCCACAAATATTTAATAACAATACTCAAACAGAAACAGCATCATAA
- a CDS encoding SprT-like domain-containing protein, with product MKEVLTKYIPENAVDAVYELIKTYRVHFKIVNERVTRHGDYRKNPDGSHQITVNATLNKYRFLITTIHEIAHLVAFQKYGRFIKPHGLEWKHTFRLLMIPFINPLVFPVEVLPFLANHFKNPSASSDTDALLSMQLKKYDAPTNKVFVDELPLGSVFQIENGRMFKKGKLRVKLFECTDLENNKVYLFKPNMQVELLNS from the coding sequence TTGAAAGAAGTTTTAACGAAATATATCCCCGAAAATGCCGTTGACGCGGTATATGAATTAATAAAAACCTATCGTGTGCATTTTAAAATTGTAAATGAGCGCGTTACCCGTCATGGAGATTATAGAAAAAATCCCGATGGATCACACCAAATTACGGTAAATGCAACGCTGAATAAGTATCGTTTTTTAATAACAACCATACACGAAATTGCCCATTTAGTCGCATTTCAAAAATACGGACGATTCATTAAACCACACGGTTTGGAATGGAAACACACTTTTCGTTTGCTAATGATTCCTTTTATCAATCCATTGGTTTTTCCTGTTGAAGTATTGCCTTTTTTGGCAAATCATTTTAAAAATCCTTCAGCAAGCAGCGACACAGATGCGCTTTTGTCTATGCAATTGAAAAAATACGATGCACCCACTAATAAGGTTTTTGTAGATGAATTGCCTTTGGGAAGTGTGTTTCAAATCGAAAACGGACGTATGTTTAAAAAAGGAAAATTGCGTGTAAAACTGTTTGAATGTACCGATTTAGAAAATAACAAAGTATATTTGTTTAAACCGAATATGCAGGTTGAACTTTTGAATAGCTAA
- a CDS encoding restriction endonuclease subunit S produces the protein MSKNKLIPELRFPEFKNEGEWEYEELGKVSEIVRGGSPRPIQDYLTTSDDGLNWLKIADVPSDSKYITGTKEKVIKEALSSTREVNIGDLILSNSMSFGRPYILKIRTCIHDGWIAIRKISKVTFEDYLYYFISSESSQSYFNSNAAGAAVKNLNADIIKLLPIHFPNNKKEQQKIASCLSSLDEVIAAHNQKLDLLKDHKKGLMQNLFPQEGEKVPKVRFPEFHSPLVKVGFADLGDIKIGLTHKPDYINSGVPFLSSKNISNGYIDFTNVQYISREKFESMPESTKPKLGDILFTRVGSNLGNPIVLEQDIEFGIFVSLGAFRVNKKANNFYMKYWMESDLFWKQVNQKVAGGAKDNLNSTWLREFELFIPSVEEQQKIASCLSSLDALITAQAEKIEQLKQHKKGLMQGLFPKMND, from the coding sequence ATGAGTAAAAATAAATTAATACCCGAATTGCGTTTTCCTGAGTTTAAAAATGAAGGGGAATGGGAATATGAAGAGCTTGGAAAAGTTTCTGAAATTGTTCGTGGTGGTTCTCCAAGACCAATTCAAGATTATCTTACAACTAGTGATGATGGTTTGAATTGGCTGAAAATAGCAGATGTTCCATCTGATTCTAAATACATTACTGGAACAAAGGAAAAAGTGATAAAGGAAGCTTTAAGCAGTACCAGAGAAGTCAATATTGGTGATTTGATTCTCTCTAACTCTATGAGTTTTGGACGTCCTTATATTCTAAAAATCAGGACTTGTATTCACGATGGTTGGATTGCTATTCGTAAAATATCAAAAGTAACTTTTGAAGATTATTTATACTACTTCATTTCTTCTGAATCAAGTCAATCATATTTCAACTCAAATGCAGCAGGTGCAGCAGTAAAGAACTTGAATGCGGATATAATTAAGCTACTGCCAATACACTTTCCTAACAACAAAAAGGAACAACAAAAAATCGCATCCTGTCTTTCTTCTTTAGATGAAGTGATAGCCGCCCACAACCAAAAGCTGGATTTACTCAAAGACCACAAAAAAGGCTTGATGCAAAACCTTTTTCCGCAAGAGGGCGAGAAAGTGCCGAAGGTTCGGTTCCCTGAATTTCATAGTCCATTAGTTAAAGTTGGCTTTGCAGATTTAGGCGATATAAAAATTGGATTAACACATAAACCTGACTACATCAATTCTGGAGTTCCTTTCCTATCATCAAAAAATATTTCTAACGGCTACATTGATTTTACCAATGTTCAGTACATAAGTCGTGAGAAATTTGAAAGTATGCCTGAAAGTACAAAACCGAAATTGGGTGACATCCTTTTTACCCGAGTAGGTTCAAACTTGGGTAACCCAATCGTTTTAGAGCAAGATATAGAATTTGGAATCTTTGTTAGTTTGGGAGCTTTCCGAGTAAATAAGAAAGCAAATAACTTTTATATGAAGTATTGGATGGAATCAGACTTATTCTGGAAACAAGTAAATCAAAAAGTTGCTGGCGGTGCTAAGGACAATTTGAATTCTACTTGGCTTCGAGAATTTGAATTATTTATTCCATCAGTTGAAGAACAACAAAAAATAGCTTCTTGTCTTTCGTCTTTGGATGCTCTTATTACTGCACAGGCGGAGAAGATAGAGCAATTGAAACAACACAAAAAGGGATTGATGCAGGGTTTGTTTCCAAAAATGAATGATTAA
- the rhuM gene encoding virulence RhuM family protein has protein sequence MKDEIILYRPDELAEHIEVRIDEKTETIWLTQQQIADLFGTQRPAITKHLGNIFKSGELKENVVSSILEHTTPHGAIKGKTQNVKVKYYNIDAVLSVGYRVNSVRATQFRIWANRVLKDYLLKGYAINNRMNRIEDKVDSLSNKINEIDLQINTHLIPNQGVFFDGQVFDAYELASKIIRSAKKNIVLIDNYIDESTLTHLSKKTKAVKVLLLTKTISKQLTLDVKKANEQYSNFELKTFTKSHDRFLIIDHTDVYHLGASLKDLGKKWFAFSKMDKNSVANILNEIAV, from the coding sequence ATGAAAGACGAAATTATTTTATATAGACCGGATGAACTTGCCGAACACATTGAGGTAAGAATTGACGAAAAAACAGAAACTATTTGGCTTACACAACAGCAAATAGCCGACTTATTTGGCACACAGCGTCCGGCTATTACAAAACATTTAGGCAATATTTTTAAGTCGGGTGAACTTAAAGAAAATGTGGTTAGTTCCATTTTGGAACATACCACTCCACACGGAGCCATTAAAGGAAAAACACAAAATGTTAAAGTAAAGTATTATAACATTGATGCGGTGTTATCGGTCGGATATAGAGTGAATTCTGTTCGTGCTACTCAATTTCGTATTTGGGCAAACCGAGTGCTGAAAGACTATTTACTCAAAGGCTACGCCATCAACAACCGAATGAACCGAATAGAAGATAAGGTTGATAGTTTGAGCAATAAAATTAATGAAATTGATTTGCAGATAAACACACACCTTATTCCCAACCAAGGCGTATTTTTTGACGGACAGGTATTTGATGCTTACGAATTGGCTTCCAAAATCATCCGCTCTGCCAAGAAAAATATTGTTTTGATTGATAATTACATAGACGAAAGCACCTTAACACATTTATCCAAAAAAACTAAAGCGGTAAAGGTGCTTTTATTGACTAAAACCATTTCTAAGCAATTGACCTTAGATGTAAAAAAAGCTAACGAACAATACAGCAATTTTGAACTCAAAACCTTTACCAAAAGCCACGACCGTTTTCTGATTATTGACCATACAGATGTGTATCATTTAGGTGCTTCTTTGAAAGATTTAGGCAAAAAGTGGTTTGCTTTTTCTAAAATGGATAAAAACTCGGTGGCTAACATTTTAAATGAAATTGCGGTATGA
- a CDS encoding type I restriction-modification system subunit M: MTQKEQHKKLGDTLWDIANDLRGVMNADDFRDYMLSFLFLRYLSFNYEEAAKKELGKDYPPSRSTDSRFDFTVPPPLEDWYNDNKEDVPFFEDSMRKKVHYVIKPKYLWSNITHLASKQNDELLQTLREGFRHIEDESFGTTFKGLFSEINLNSEKLGKTEKERNDKLCKIIRKIAEGIAEFSTDTDTLGDAYEYLIGKFAAGSGKKAGEFYTPQQISTILSRIVLLDPHDPKEGYKDKLNKVLDFTCGSGSLLLNVRNQLKKETEGKGTIGKIYGQEKNITTYNLARMNMLLHGMKDTEFEIFHGDTLLNQWDEFNQMNPSKKIKFDAIVANPPFSLRWEPNDTLAEDFRFKGYGLAPKSAADFAFLLHGFHFLGTDNLSDDGTMAIILPHGVLFRGGAEARIREKLLKDNHIDTVIGLPSNLFYSTGIPVCILVLKRCKKQDDVLFINASEQFVKGKRQNELSEKHLENIVETYKFRNERERYSRRVSMDEIKKNDYNLNISRYVSTSEDEIQIDLEDVNSKLTEINKSIKVNTEKHNEYLKELGLKPI; the protein is encoded by the coding sequence ATGACACAAAAAGAACAACATAAAAAATTAGGCGACACCCTTTGGGACATTGCCAATGATTTGAGAGGCGTTATGAATGCGGATGATTTCCGTGATTATATGCTTTCTTTCCTATTCCTTCGTTATTTATCCTTCAACTATGAAGAAGCCGCAAAAAAAGAATTAGGTAAGGATTATCCGCCAAGTAGATCAACAGATAGCAGATTTGATTTTACTGTTCCTCCGCCTTTGGAAGATTGGTACAATGACAATAAAGAAGATGTCCCCTTTTTTGAAGACAGTATGCGTAAAAAAGTGCATTACGTTATCAAACCTAAATATTTGTGGAGCAACATTACCCATCTAGCCAGCAAGCAAAACGATGAATTGTTGCAAACACTTCGAGAAGGATTTCGCCATATTGAAGACGAATCATTTGGAACTACTTTTAAAGGATTATTCTCTGAAATTAATTTGAATTCAGAGAAACTTGGTAAAACCGAGAAAGAAAGAAATGATAAACTTTGTAAAATTATCAGAAAAATAGCAGAAGGTATAGCAGAATTTTCAACTGATACAGATACACTTGGCGATGCTTACGAATATTTGATAGGTAAATTTGCTGCGGGATCTGGTAAAAAAGCCGGAGAATTTTATACACCCCAACAAATTTCAACCATTCTTTCCCGAATCGTTTTACTAGACCCTCACGACCCAAAAGAAGGCTATAAGGATAAACTAAATAAGGTCTTGGATTTTACTTGTGGTTCGGGTTCTTTGTTATTGAATGTTAGAAACCAGTTGAAAAAAGAAACAGAAGGGAAAGGTACAATTGGTAAAATATACGGACAAGAAAAAAATATAACCACCTACAATCTTGCCCGAATGAATATGCTTTTGCACGGGATGAAAGATACCGAGTTTGAGATATTCCACGGAGACACATTGCTAAACCAATGGGATGAATTTAATCAAATGAATCCAAGCAAAAAGATTAAGTTTGATGCCATTGTAGCTAATCCTCCATTTAGTTTGCGTTGGGAGCCTAACGATACTTTAGCAGAAGATTTTCGTTTCAAGGGTTATGGTCTAGCACCAAAATCAGCAGCAGACTTTGCTTTTCTTTTACACGGTTTTCATTTTTTGGGTACGGATAACTTGTCAGATGATGGAACGATGGCTATTATTCTGCCTCACGGAGTTCTTTTCCGTGGTGGTGCAGAAGCACGTATCAGAGAAAAGTTATTGAAAGATAACCACATTGATACGGTAATTGGTTTACCTTCTAATTTATTTTACTCGACAGGAATTCCTGTTTGCATTTTGGTTTTGAAAAGATGTAAAAAACAAGATGATGTTCTGTTTATTAATGCTAGTGAACAATTTGTAAAAGGAAAACGCCAAAACGAACTTTCCGAAAAGCATCTGGAAAACATCGTCGAAACGTACAAATTCAGAAATGAAAGAGAGCGTTATTCTCGCAGGGTTTCAATGGACGAAATCAAGAAGAACGACTACAATCTGAACATTTCAAGATATGTGAGTACTTCAGAAGACGAAATACAAATTGACTTGGAAGATGTAAACTCGAAGTTGACTGAAATAAACAAAAGCATAAAAGTAAACACAGAAAAGCACAACGAATATTTGAAAGAGTTAGGATTGAAACCGATTTAA
- a CDS encoding SDR family NAD(P)-dependent oxidoreductase has product MKTIIITGTSRGIGAELVKQFAAEGHTVISLSRNSNPELENLPNVHYQSVDLSNDASVSAFAVALKKQFKNIDILIHNAGAIINKPFAEISSADFEYIYKVNVFGVAALTKAVLPLMNKGSHVVTISSMGGVQGSSKFPGLAAYSSSKGAVITLSELLAEEYKEQGVAFNVLALGAVQTEMLQEAFPGYQAPINPNEMGAYIKDFALNGNRFFNGKVLQVSSTTP; this is encoded by the coding sequence ATGAAAACTATCATAATTACAGGAACAAGCCGTGGAATAGGAGCAGAGTTGGTAAAGCAATTCGCTGCCGAAGGTCATACGGTTATTTCCCTTTCACGAAACAGCAATCCGGAACTAGAAAACCTGCCGAATGTGCATTACCAATCGGTCGATTTAAGTAATGATGCATCTGTAAGTGCATTTGCAGTAGCATTGAAAAAGCAGTTTAAAAACATTGATATTTTAATTCACAATGCAGGTGCCATTATCAACAAACCATTCGCTGAAATTTCTTCTGCCGATTTTGAATATATTTACAAAGTAAATGTTTTTGGCGTTGCAGCGCTAACTAAAGCGGTTTTACCTTTAATGAATAAAGGCAGCCATGTAGTTACCATTAGCAGCATGGGCGGTGTGCAAGGCAGCTCTAAATTTCCTGGTTTGGCCGCATATAGTTCCAGCAAAGGAGCAGTAATTACCTTAAGCGAATTATTGGCCGAGGAATACAAAGAGCAAGGTGTTGCGTTTAATGTTTTAGCGTTGGGTGCCGTACAAACCGAGATGCTTCAAGAAGCATTCCCGGGCTATCAAGCACCAATTAATCCCAACGAAATGGGTGCGTACATTAAAGATTTTGCCTTAAACGGAAATCGTTTTTTTAATGGAAAAGTTTTACAAGTTTCATCAACTACCCCATAA